One Penaeus chinensis breed Huanghai No. 1 chromosome 12, ASM1920278v2, whole genome shotgun sequence DNA segment encodes these proteins:
- the LOC125031196 gene encoding alanyl-tRNA editing protein Aarsd1-like → MLISCLFRVVSYLRGQKQHTGSSIFVFLVRYCCISVENLKMVFYCQRHCYEKEYATKVISCKPAKLEVAVDGKKKKKVDCFETTFEDTLLFPEGGGQPDDRGTVNGISVLRVIRRGGEAVHYLENPLEVGATANQCVDWARRHDHMQQHSGQHLITAIADSMYGYATSSWYLGENVSYIELDTPKVSQEEIDAVEEVVNQRIRDATPVVITEFDAADPKLQEIRTRGLPEDVVGPVRVVTIENVDANMCCGTHVRNLSDLQAIKLLHTEKGKANKTLLYFVAGQRVLRYLGECVERERQLNTTLHSCPADHIRLVEKIQNDLKSSLRSLREAMKDLAISEGQKFTVLDPRPAVYFHHRRDGDMDYLSAIINEINDDNVLKVLTVGEDKGPGSLVVHGPQDLVSQIGPKVCEILEGRGGGKSRFTGKVTRLGKRNEVEKYVRSVLENKTNEG, encoded by the exons ATGCTGATCAGCTGTTTATTCCGTGTCGTTTCTTATCTTCGAGGACAGAAGCAGCATACAGGAAgcagtatttttgttttcttagttaGATATTGTTGCATATCTGTCGAAAATCTCAAAATGGTGTTCTATTGTCAGCGTCACTGTTATGAGAAAGAG TATGCAACAAAAGTTATTTCATGCAAGCCAGCCAAACTCGAGGTTGCAGTtgacgggaaaaaaaagaaaaaggttgacTGCTTTGAAACCACATTTGAGGACACATTGTTATTTCCCGAAGGTGGAGGACAG CCAGACGACAGAGGCACAGTCAATGGCATCTCTGTTCTGAGAGTGATTCGACGTGGTGGAGAAGCGGTGCATTACCTGGAAAATCCATTAGAAGTTGGAGCCACGGCAAATCAGTGTGTTGACTGGGCTCGGAGACATGACCATATGCAACAGCACTCTGGCCAACACCTTATTACAG CAATTGCTGATTCCATGTATGGCTATGCAACAAGTTCTTGGTACTTGGGAGAAAACGTCTCATATATTGAACTTGACACCCCAAAGGTTTCTCAAGAGGAGATTGACGCTGTTGAAGAAGTGGTCAACCAAAGGATACGTGATGCCACTCCTGTTGTGATTACTGAATTTGATGCTGCGGATCCCAAGTTACAGGAG ATTCGTACACGTGGTCTACCTGAGGATGTGGTGGGACCTGTACGTGTTGTGACAATTGAAAACGTAGATGCAAACATGTGCTGTGGCACACACGTTAGAAACTTGTCTGATCTTCAAGCTATTAAGTTGCTacacacagagaaaggaaaagctaaCAAGACATTGTTGTATTTTGTGGCAGGTCAAAGAGTTTTAAG ATATCTTGGCGAATGTGTAGAGCGCGAACGACAGCTGAACACCACACTTCACTCCTGTCCCGCTGATCATATACGCCTTGTTGAAAAGATCCAAAATGACCTCAAAT CTAGTCTACGCTCCTTACGAGAGGCCATGAAAGACTTAGCGATCTCAGAAGGGCAGAAATTTACTGTGCTGGATCCTCGACCTGCAGTTTATTTCCATCATCGTCGTGATGGAGATATGGACTACTTGAGTGCCATTATTAATGAAATCAATGATGAT AATGTGTTGAAAGTCTTAACTGTAGGTGAAGACAAAGGCCCAGGCTCACTTGTGGTACACGGACCGCAGGATCTCGTGTCACAGATTGGACCAAA GGTATGCGAAATTttggaagggcgaggaggaggcaaGAGTCGATTCACAGGAAAGGTCACAAGGTTAGGGAAGCGTAACGAAGTGGAGAAGTATGTTCGAAGTGTCCTAGAGAACAAGACCAACGAAGGATGA